The Mucilaginibacter sp. PAMB04168 genome contains the following window.
TGTAAAAAGGATCGCAACCAACCTGAAGAGGAGACAACAACGCTCGCGAAAATTGCGCCAGACGGGTTTAACTTCAACACAACCAAAAACGTTACGTTGAACCTAGCCCTTAAAGCTAATAACGACGAGGCACTGGGCGGCGTAGTTGTAAGCGTTTATTTGCCTACCAATACCGGCGATCCGATTTTTAAAGGTGTAACTAATAGCAGCGGTGTGCTGCAAGGTGTAGTTACGGTGCCAACATCAGTTACCAAATTGATTATTGACCCGGCTTATCTGGGTGTAATGCGTAACGCACAGGCAGCTATCTCGGCCGGTAATACCATCACCGTTACATTAGGCGGTAAAGACGGCTACACTGGCGATGTGATTGCCGATGCTGTTAACAGTTCTGCTTCTGCAACAGGCTTGAGCCAAAAAGTTGCCGGTTTTTTAGCTACTGAATACAGCTACCCCGGTTCATACAGTGCCTCTACTGCTTTTACTAATACATCAACTTTCCCAAGAAGCTTAGGCCGGCCGGTGTATCTGGAAACTACACCTGATGTAGTTGATGCATCATTGCTGTCTTACATCAATGCCTCATTGCCTGAGGGAAGCAAAGTGAATGATAAGCACCCAGAATACCTTTCATCAAATGCTGTTTCAACCATCAACGTGGTTAAAACATCTGACGTGTACATTACTTTTGTGGCTGAAGGCGCTGGCTATCAAAGCGCTTTAGCCTACTATACTTATAGAACGGGTAACCCGCCTTCGAGAAGCAGTGGCGGAACTATTGTTGATGGTATCGATAAGATTACTTACGTATTTCCTAATGCATCGGCCTATGGTTCGGGCGGTGGCTTAAAAGCCGGCGATAAGGTGAAACTGGGCAACTTTGATGCAGGCACGTCTATTGCCTTTGTATTATTACAAGATGCTTGGACTGGTAGCGGTGTAAGTACCAGTGCGCAAAAGTTCTTTAGCGATAATGGATTTAACCCTGAGAGCAACAGTACTTTGCGTAAGCACTCCGTAATTTTGTACGATGATGTTCATAACCTGTATTTAACTGGCTTTGAAGATTGTAACCGTCAATCAGCAAGCGCTAATGTTAATGGTTATACATCAGACGAGGACTTTAATGACCTGATATTTTATACCACTTCAACAGTAACCAACGCTATATCTAACTCAGGTGTTACTGTAATTGATAAGGGTGGCGACACCGATGGTGATGGTGTGCAGGATGAGCAAGATGCTTTCCCTACTGATCCTACTAGAGCTTATGTGAGCTACTACCCGTCAGCCAGTACTTATGCTAACATTGCTTTTGAAGATAACTGGCCTAAAAAGGGTGATTATGACCTGAACGATTTGGTAGTGAGCTACCGCTACACTTTTATTAATAATGCCAGCAACCAAGTTGTTAACTTAAAAGGTGAGTACAGCGTAGCCGCATCAGGTGCCTCATTCCACAATGGTTTTGGTGTGCAGTTACCGGTTGCAGCAGCTGCAGTAAGCGCAGTTACCGGGCAACAGGCTCCTAGTATTAATAAAGCCAGCAGCGGTGTAGAAAGCGGTCAAAGTAAAGCGGTAATTGTTCCGTTTGACAATCATGAGAATTTGATCAGAAACCCCGACGGTGCTTACTTCATTAATGTGTTATCAACCAAAGATAAAGTAACCAGCAGCCTTGCTACCGTAAACATTACCTTTACTTCTCCGGTTGCTGCTGCCAACCTGCAAGTGTCGTCTTTCAATCCGTTCCTTATCAGCGATATGCGTCGTGGTTATGAGATTCACCTGCCGGGCTTTGCACCTACCGATAAAGCAACTAACAGTTTGTTTGGCACCGACGATGATGCATCTGTACCAGGCAGCGGTAAATACTACATATCGAAAGAAAACTGGCCATGGGCTATTGGCTACAACGGTACGTTCAATCATCCGTTTGAGCTGCAGCCAATTAACGAAGCCTACCTGCATTTCTCAGAATGGGCAACT
Protein-coding sequences here:
- a CDS encoding LruC domain-containing protein, with the translated sequence MKSIFTYALLAGVVAMSSCKKDRNQPEEETTTLAKIAPDGFNFNTTKNVTLNLALKANNDEALGGVVVSVYLPTNTGDPIFKGVTNSSGVLQGVVTVPTSVTKLIIDPAYLGVMRNAQAAISAGNTITVTLGGKDGYTGDVIADAVNSSASATGLSQKVAGFLATEYSYPGSYSASTAFTNTSTFPRSLGRPVYLETTPDVVDASLLSYINASLPEGSKVNDKHPEYLSSNAVSTINVVKTSDVYITFVAEGAGYQSALAYYTYRTGNPPSRSSGGTIVDGIDKITYVFPNASAYGSGGGLKAGDKVKLGNFDAGTSIAFVLLQDAWTGSGVSTSAQKFFSDNGFNPESNSTLRKHSVILYDDVHNLYLTGFEDCNRQSASANVNGYTSDEDFNDLIFYTTSTVTNAISNSGVTVIDKGGDTDGDGVQDEQDAFPTDPTRAYVSYYPSASTYANIAFEDNWPKKGDYDLNDLVVSYRYTFINNASNQVVNLKGEYSVAASGASFHNGFGVQLPVAAAAVSAVTGQQAPSINKASSGVESGQSKAVIVPFDNHENLIRNPDGAYFINVLSTKDKVTSSLATVNITFTSPVAAANLQVSSFNPFLISDMRRGYEIHLPGFAPTDKATNSLFGTDDDASVPGSGKYYISKENWPWAIGYNGTFNHPFELQPINEAYLHFSEWATSGGTSFTDWYSNTATGYRNSAKIYNK